A stretch of Lactuca sativa cultivar Salinas chromosome 6, Lsat_Salinas_v11, whole genome shotgun sequence DNA encodes these proteins:
- the LOC111879626 gene encoding E3 ubiquitin-protein ligase RSL1, protein MFTGFNELIGLNFALQKPSPSTGAIWYAAGPVVVLMFASLVYSISSKNRKELNIGKLKYDDVSAEIADAARGSFQRSDDDEVSWKSASDVLFQEDNDDIIPEPDSKFAEELQIQEALLASTSSHKTRSTLSSLLKNTEFKEIICKICLENQESWQMFTNSTCSHSFCYTCTRKHATTKIHESKNTITCPELNCKSTLDPNTLRQIIPKETLIKWDEHLCESMILESQKLYCPFADCSVLLINDDISITNIDCPVCRRAFCAVCRVPWHSEFSCKEFGKLKSKRKGKRDDDMAIALAKKKKWKKCPMCRFFVEKSEGCLHITCRCEYEFCYNCGGKWSSSHGGCKSRS, encoded by the exons ATGTTTACCGGCTTCAACGAACTCATCGGCTTAAACTTCGCCCTTCAAAAACCCTCACCATCTACCGGAGCTATTTGGTACGCCGCCGGTCCTGTAGTTGTACTCATGTTCGCCTCTCTTGTCTActcaatttcatccaaaaacaggAAGGAATTGAACATCGGAAAGTTAAAGTATGATGATGTTTCAGCGGAGATTGCAGACGCGGCTAGAGGCTCGTTTCAGAGATCTGATGACGACGAAGTTTCGTGGAAATCTGCAAGCGATG TACTTTTCCAAGAAGACAACGATGACATCATCCCAGAACCTGATTCCAAATTCGCAGAAGAATTACAAATCCAAGAAGCTTTATTAGCATCAACCTCATCCCACAAAACAAGATCAACCTTAAGTTCATTATTGAAGAACAcagaattcaaagaaatcatcTGCAAAATCTGCTTAGAGAATCAAGAATCATGGCAAATGTTCACAAACTCAACATGCTCTCATTCCTTCTGTTACACCTGCACCAGAAAACACGCAACAACAAAGATCCACGAATCCAAGAACACAATCACATGCCCAGAACTAAACTGCAAATCCACATTAGATCCCAACACCTTGAGACAAATCATcccaaaagaaaccctaatcaaatGGGATGAACACCTCTGTGAATCCATGATTCTTGAATCCCAAAAACTATACTGCCCTTTTGCTGACTGTTCTGTTTTGCTGATAAACGATGACATCAGCATTACAAATATCGATTGTCCGGTTTGCAGGCGCGCGTTTTGTGCAGTGTGTAGGGTTCCATGGCATTCTGAGTTTAGTTGTAAGGAGTTTGGGAAACTTAAGAGTAAAAGGAAAGGGAAAAGAGATGATGACATGGCAATTGCACTTGCTAAAAAGAAGAAATGGAAAAAGTGTCCAATGTGTAGGTTTTTTGTGGAGAAAAGTGAAGGGTGTTTGCATATAACATGTAGATGTGAGTATGAGTTTTGTTATAATTGTGGGGGAAAGTGGAGTTCGAGTCATGGTGGATGCAAATCAAGATCTTGA